The following coding sequences lie in one Amblyraja radiata isolate CabotCenter1 chromosome 20, sAmbRad1.1.pri, whole genome shotgun sequence genomic window:
- the LOC116984543 gene encoding apoptosis regulator BAX-like, whose translation MASFNGASASGQQRAQGAASTSETLTRQSGAIVRRFVLDTIQEENPEVELSPEDLGGASSEINEPDIKDICKSLKKIGDELNRNAELQQVIDVISVDDIREVLHKVAERMLASEGLNWGRIVTFLYFAGKLVLKALKSVRSLIQPIINWSLDLIQARVIPWIEQQGGWETIFSYLGSSTWPTFVIFSAGVITGILAYLKLT comes from the exons ATGGCCAGCTTCAATGGGGCGAGTGCGAGCGGCCAGCAGAGAGCACAGGGCGCCG CCTCGACGAGTGAAACTTTAACCAGACAATCAGGAGCAATCGTGCGAAG ATTTGTTCTGGATACTATCCAGGAGGAGAACCCGGAAGTTGAACTGAGCCCAGAGGATCTTGGTGGAGCCTCGAGTGAGATTAATGAGCCTGACATTAAGGATATATGCAAAAGTTTGAAGAAAATTGGGGATGAATTGAACCGAAATGCTGAACTTCAACA AGTAATCGATGTAATCTCCGTTGATGACATCCGTGAGGTATTGCACAAAGTGGCCGAGAGGATGTTGGCTTCAGAAGGCTTGAACTGGGGACGAATTGTCACCTTCCTCTACTTTGCTGGCAAACTTGTCTTGAAG GCCCTAAAAAGTGTGAGATCATTGATCCAACCAATAATAAATTGGTCCTTGGACCTGATTCAAGCCCGTGTTATCCCATGGATTGAGCAGCAAGGTGGATGG GAGACGATTTTCTCATACTTGGGGAGTTCAACGTGGCCGACCTTTGTTATCTTCTCTGCCGGCGTGATTACTGGCATTCTGGCCTATTTAAAGCTGACCTAA